The Candidatus Syntrophosphaera sp. DNA window AGCGCCACTGGATCCCATGAACAGGAGATTGCGCAGCTTCTTCAAATTGTAGTCTTTCATTTTGTCCTCATACACTGTATCTTATCTATTGTTAAACAAGGTTCGGAACTTGTCTGTGCCTTTTTCCGGCATAGTTTAATCAAGAAATTTTCACAGCCCTCCTTTGTCAATCGCTTTTTTCAAGTGCTGCCCTGTATCGCCCGCAGGCTGCTCTTTAAGTGATTATCGATTTTGAAAGGTCTTTCCGCCCTTTAATCCGACTCATACGCCTCTCACCCACCACTCACTGAATAACCGCCAAACCGGCGGGTGGTCGGCGGGAGATAAACCAGTGGTGGGTAAGCTGGGAAAAAGGGGGATAAAAGCAAGGGATCTGACGCATCCATGCGGAATAGGCTCCGGAAGGCCAGAGGGCAGGATCAGCGATATCAGGATGAAAATGAAAGCTTGCTCTTATGCTTGATGCCGCCCAGGCGCTGGATGAAATCCAGGCATTGCTTTTTCAGGGCTCCGGTGCTGCCATTGTTGTCGATAACCAGGTCGCAGAGGGGGATCTTGCCCAGGTCGTCGATCTGGGCGTTCATGCGGGCTTGGATATCGGCCGGTGTTTCCCTTCCGCTTTTCAGCAGCCTGGTGAGCCGTTTATCCCTGTTCGCGTGGACCAGTACGATGTAGTCGAAGCAATGCTGCATCCCCGCTTCAAACAGCAGGGGCACCTCAAAGAAGAGATATTTCTCGGTGCTGTTGTCGGTTATGCTTTGCAAAGCGCCAAGGGTTTTGGGATGAACGATGCTGTTCAGAAAATCTAGCTCCGCCTTGCGGTTGAAAACGATCCCGGCGATCTTTTTCCGGTCCGGCTTGCCGCCCCGCAGGACCTCTTTGCCCCAGCGCTTGGTGATCTGCCTCACGCTGTCCGGGTCGTTTAGCTGCTGCTGGGCGATCTCATCAGCGGAGATGACGGTGTAGCCATGTTCTCTAAGCAAGTTGCAGAAAAGGCTTTTCCCGCTGCCGATGTTTCCTGTGATACCGATCAAAATTGGGTCTGTGAGCATTAAATATCGATCTCCTCAAAAAAAATGCAATCTCTATGTCGTCGCGTCGTTGATGATCTGCAGCAATTCCTCGTAGGCGACGTTTACCTGGATCAATCCGTTCTGTGCCACGGATATCTGGCTGTTCTGTTCGGAAACTATGATCGCTATGGCATCCGAGAGTTCGGTGATCCCGATCCCGGCGAGATGGCGCGTCCCGAAACGTTTGACATAGTCTGGTTTTTTGGATAGGGGCAAAACGACCTTGGCCGCCATGATCCTGTCGCCCCGGATGATGATCGCCCCGTCGTGAAGCGCGGAGCGCGGATTGAAGATGGTGAGGATCAAGCGCAGGGACATGGTCGCGTCGATCATTTCGCCGCTGTGGATGTATTCATTGAGTTTGCGTCTGTTCTCGATCACGATCAACGCGCCGGTCTTGCGGAAGGACATTGAGGAAATGGCGTCGATCAGTGTCATGTAGATGGAATTGCTGGCCTTTTTTCTGAGGCTCATGCTCAGTTCGCGGGAAAGGTTGATCCTGGCCAGAAGAGAACGCAGCTCCGGCTGGAACAGGATGATCAGTGCCAGCACCCAATAGCTGCGGATCGAGCCCAGCGCGGCGCTCACCATTTTCAGGTCCAGGGCCACCGCCACGGTGTAGAGCACAAACACGAACAACAAGCCGACCAATATCTGGTATCCCCCGCTCCGCTTGACAATGGTGAGGGATTGGTAGACCAGGAAGGCGATCAGGATGATATCGACCAGATCCTGGAATTTGGGGATCAGAAGATCCATCAGAGCTTTTCCCCCGTTATCGCGAGCAAGGTGTCAAAGAACTGGCGATGGGCCTTGACGTCGTGCACCCGGACGATCTGGACCCCCTGCAGCGCTGAGATCCAGGCCGCGGCGAGGCTGCCGCCAATCCGTTCTGTAGTATCTGAAGGATTGACCGCGTTGATGAACCTCTTGCGCGAAGCTCCCACCACCAGGGGCAGATCGAAGCGCCTGAACTTGCCCAGATTGGCCAGGATCCGGAGATTATGGCTCAAATCCTTGCCAAAACCTATCCCCGGGTCGAGCATGATCCGCTTTCTGGATATACCGCGGGTGGCGGCGAAAGCGATCCTTTCAGCAAAAAAGTCGTCTATCGACTCCAGCACGTCCTCATACCGGGGATCCTCCTGCATGGTTTCAGGCTCGCCCTGCATGTGCGTGATGATCAGCTTCACTTCCGGGTTCGCAACCAGAACGGCGCTCATGCGCGAATCAAAGCGCAAGGCAGAAATATCGTTGATGATGGCCGCTCCGCTGGCAATGGCTTTTTCCGCCACACCGCTTTTGCGGGTGTCGACGGATATCGTCAGGTCGGGATGGGACTCACTGATCCTGGCCAAAACCGGCAATACGCGCTGCATTTCGGTCTCTTCATCCACGGCGCGGGATCCCGGCCGGGTGGATTCTCCGCCAATGTCGAGGATGTCGGCCCCGTCGGCGATCATCTTCTCAGCTTGCATGAAAGCGGGGCCCGGATCCAGAAAACTCCCCCCGTCGGAAAAAGAATCCTCTGTGATGTTCAGGATCCCCATCAGCAGTGGAGTATTGAACTTGGCCGGAACTTGAGCGTGTTTGTCCATTTAGAGAAACTCGAAAGTGATCCGGCAGGTGACGCCTGGCTCGGGGGCGCCGTCAAAAGTGAATTTCCCGTCCAGCAGCACCTGCTTGGCCGCTTCAAAGAAACGCGGCTCGGTTTGCTGGATCGGCACGATCGTATTAGAGACCGGACGCGCGTAGCGATCGACCTTGAACTGCAGGGTAACGCTTCCCGAGGCTCCCAAATTG harbors:
- the folP gene encoding dihydropteroate synthase, whose amino-acid sequence is MGILNITEDSFSDGGSFLDPGPAFMQAEKMIADGADILDIGGESTRPGSRAVDEETEMQRVLPVLARISESHPDLTISVDTRKSGVAEKAIASGAAIINDISALRFDSRMSAVLVANPEVKLIITHMQGEPETMQEDPRYEDVLESIDDFFAERIAFAATRGISRKRIMLDPGIGFGKDLSHNLRILANLGKFRRFDLPLVVGASRKRFINAVNPSDTTERIGGSLAAAWISALQGVQIVRVHDVKAHRQFFDTLLAITGEKL
- the coaE gene encoding dephospho-CoA kinase (Dephospho-CoA kinase (CoaE) performs the final step in coenzyme A biosynthesis.); translated protein: MLTDPILIGITGNIGSGKSLFCNLLREHGYTVISADEIAQQQLNDPDSVRQITKRWGKEVLRGGKPDRKKIAGIVFNRKAELDFLNSIVHPKTLGALQSITDNSTEKYLFFEVPLLFEAGMQHCFDYIVLVHANRDKRLTRLLKSGRETPADIQARMNAQIDDLGKIPLCDLVIDNNGSTGALKKQCLDFIQRLGGIKHKSKLSFSS
- the cdaA gene encoding diadenylate cyclase CdaA — its product is MDLLIPKFQDLVDIILIAFLVYQSLTIVKRSGGYQILVGLLFVFVLYTVAVALDLKMVSAALGSIRSYWVLALIILFQPELRSLLARINLSRELSMSLRKKASNSIYMTLIDAISSMSFRKTGALIVIENRRKLNEYIHSGEMIDATMSLRLILTIFNPRSALHDGAIIIRGDRIMAAKVVLPLSKKPDYVKRFGTRHLAGIGITELSDAIAIIVSEQNSQISVAQNGLIQVNVAYEELLQIINDATT